The Brachyhypopomus gauderio isolate BG-103 chromosome 2, BGAUD_0.2, whole genome shotgun sequence genome contains a region encoding:
- the glyr1 gene encoding cytokine-like nuclear factor N-PAC isoform X1 yields the protein MATVHLRIGDLVWGKLGRYPPWPGKIVSPPKDLKKPRGKKCFFVKFFGTEDHAWIKVEQLKPYHPHKEEMIKINKGKRFQQAVDAVEEYLKKAKGKESAHVSDDKAKTDKGRKAPAKPMKIIEEDDEDAFKGGSSDKEQTDSDPEPSSVQRLVAGTVSGFKWESSPVKDDAQFHHFLLSQSEKPASSMEPISKRLKIIEEDTGSTSIQAADSTAVNGSITPTDKRIGFLGLGLMGSGIVSNLLKMGHVVTVWNRTAEKCDLFIQEGARLGRTPAEVVSLCDITFSCVSDPRAARDLVLGPSGVLQGIRPGKCYVEMSTVDPETITELSQVITSRGGRFLEAPVSGSQQLSNEGMLVIVAAGDRSVYEDCSSCFQAMGKSSFFLGEAGNAARMMLVLNMVQGSFMATIAEGLTLAQATGQSQQTFLDILCQGQMASTFVDQKCQNILQGNFKPDYYLKHIQKDLRLAISMGDSVNHPTPMAAAANEVYKRAKALDQSDNDMSAVYRAYIH from the exons ATGGCGACTGTGCATCTGAGAATCGGGGATTTGGTTTG GGGTAAACTCGGACGGTATCCACCTTGGCCAGGAAAG ATCGTCAGTCCCCCAAAGGACCTGAAAAAGCCGAGAggcaaaaaatgtttttttgtcaAATTCTTTGGGACTGAAGATCA TGCCTGGATAAAGGTGGAACAGCTGAAACCCTACCACCCCCACAAGGAAGAGATGATCAAGATAAACAAAGGCAAACGCTTCCAACAGGCAGTTGATGCTGTTGAAGAGTACCTAAAGAAAGCCAAGGGAAAAGAGTCT GCACACGTCTCGGACGATAAAGCCAAAACGGACAAGGGGCGCAAAGCTCCAGCCAAACCGATGAAGATAATCGAAGAAGACGACGAAGACGCGTTCAAGGGCGGCTCTTCTGATAAG GAACAAACTGACTCTGACCCAGAACCGTCCTCTGTGCAACGGCTGGTGGCTGGAACAGTTTCAGGATTCAAATGGGAGAGCAGT CCAGTAAAGGATGACGCTCAGTTCCATCACTTTCTGCTCAGCCAGTCTGAGAAG CCAGCATCTTCGATGGAGCCCATCAGCAAACGGTTAAAGATCATTGAAGAG gacacCGGCTCCACGTCCATTCAGGCTGCAGACAGCACAGCAGTCAATGGCAGCATCACACCCACAGATAAAAG GATAGGGTTCCTTGGGCTCGGACTGATGGGTAGTGGCATAGTCTCTAATCTGCTGAAGATGGGCCATGTTGTCACTGTGTGGAATCGCACAGCAGAAAAG TGCGACTTGTTCATCCAGGAAGGAGCCAGGTTGGGGCGAACACCAGCAGAGGTCGTGTCCTTGTGTGATATCACCTTCTCCTGTGTCTCGGACCCAAGAGCTGCCAGAGAT CTAGTTCTGGGGCCCAGTGGGGTGTTGCAGGGAATCAGACCAGGAAAGTGTTATGTGGAGATGTCCACTGTTGATCCTGAAACCATTACAGAGCTCTCACAG GTGATCACGTCCAGAGGTGGTCGGTTCCTGGAGGCTCCGGTGTCGGGCAGCCAGCAGCTGTCTAACGAGGGCATGCTGGTCATCGTGGCGGCGGGGGATCGCTCTGTTTACGAGGACTGCAGCAGCTGTTTCCAGGCCATGGGCAAAAGCTCCTTCTTCTTAG GGGAAGCCGGAAACGCAGCACGGATGATGCTGGTGCTGAACATGGTGCAGGGCAGCTTCATGGCCACCATCGCTGAAGGGCTCACGCTGGCACAGGCTACGGGCCAATCACAGCAGACCTTCCTGGACATCCTTTGTCAGGGCCAGATGGCAAGCACATTTGTGGACCAGAAATGCCAAA ATATCTTGCAGGGCAACTTCAAACCCGATTACTACCTAAAACACATTCAAAAAGATTTAAGATTAGCCATTTCAATGGGAGATTCTGTCAATCATCCCACACCTATGGCAGCTGCAGCAAACGAG GTCTACAAAAGGGCGAAGGCATTGGACCAGTCAGACAACGACATGTCGGCAGTCTACCGAGCTTACATCCACTAA
- the glyr1 gene encoding cytokine-like nuclear factor N-PAC isoform X2 → MATVHLRIGDLVWGKLGRYPPWPGKIVSPPKDLKKPRGKKCFFVKFFGTEDHAWIKVEQLKPYHPHKEEMIKINKGKRFQQAVDAVEEYLKKAKGKESAHVSDDKAKTDKGRKAPAKPMKIIEEDDEDAFKGGSSDKEQTDSDPEPSSVQRLVAGTVSGFKWESSPASSMEPISKRLKIIEEDTGSTSIQAADSTAVNGSITPTDKRIGFLGLGLMGSGIVSNLLKMGHVVTVWNRTAEKCDLFIQEGARLGRTPAEVVSLCDITFSCVSDPRAARDLVLGPSGVLQGIRPGKCYVEMSTVDPETITELSQVITSRGGRFLEAPVSGSQQLSNEGMLVIVAAGDRSVYEDCSSCFQAMGKSSFFLGEAGNAARMMLVLNMVQGSFMATIAEGLTLAQATGQSQQTFLDILCQGQMASTFVDQKCQNILQGNFKPDYYLKHIQKDLRLAISMGDSVNHPTPMAAAANEVYKRAKALDQSDNDMSAVYRAYIH, encoded by the exons ATGGCGACTGTGCATCTGAGAATCGGGGATTTGGTTTG GGGTAAACTCGGACGGTATCCACCTTGGCCAGGAAAG ATCGTCAGTCCCCCAAAGGACCTGAAAAAGCCGAGAggcaaaaaatgtttttttgtcaAATTCTTTGGGACTGAAGATCA TGCCTGGATAAAGGTGGAACAGCTGAAACCCTACCACCCCCACAAGGAAGAGATGATCAAGATAAACAAAGGCAAACGCTTCCAACAGGCAGTTGATGCTGTTGAAGAGTACCTAAAGAAAGCCAAGGGAAAAGAGTCT GCACACGTCTCGGACGATAAAGCCAAAACGGACAAGGGGCGCAAAGCTCCAGCCAAACCGATGAAGATAATCGAAGAAGACGACGAAGACGCGTTCAAGGGCGGCTCTTCTGATAAG GAACAAACTGACTCTGACCCAGAACCGTCCTCTGTGCAACGGCTGGTGGCTGGAACAGTTTCAGGATTCAAATGGGAGAGCAGT CCAGCATCTTCGATGGAGCCCATCAGCAAACGGTTAAAGATCATTGAAGAG gacacCGGCTCCACGTCCATTCAGGCTGCAGACAGCACAGCAGTCAATGGCAGCATCACACCCACAGATAAAAG GATAGGGTTCCTTGGGCTCGGACTGATGGGTAGTGGCATAGTCTCTAATCTGCTGAAGATGGGCCATGTTGTCACTGTGTGGAATCGCACAGCAGAAAAG TGCGACTTGTTCATCCAGGAAGGAGCCAGGTTGGGGCGAACACCAGCAGAGGTCGTGTCCTTGTGTGATATCACCTTCTCCTGTGTCTCGGACCCAAGAGCTGCCAGAGAT CTAGTTCTGGGGCCCAGTGGGGTGTTGCAGGGAATCAGACCAGGAAAGTGTTATGTGGAGATGTCCACTGTTGATCCTGAAACCATTACAGAGCTCTCACAG GTGATCACGTCCAGAGGTGGTCGGTTCCTGGAGGCTCCGGTGTCGGGCAGCCAGCAGCTGTCTAACGAGGGCATGCTGGTCATCGTGGCGGCGGGGGATCGCTCTGTTTACGAGGACTGCAGCAGCTGTTTCCAGGCCATGGGCAAAAGCTCCTTCTTCTTAG GGGAAGCCGGAAACGCAGCACGGATGATGCTGGTGCTGAACATGGTGCAGGGCAGCTTCATGGCCACCATCGCTGAAGGGCTCACGCTGGCACAGGCTACGGGCCAATCACAGCAGACCTTCCTGGACATCCTTTGTCAGGGCCAGATGGCAAGCACATTTGTGGACCAGAAATGCCAAA ATATCTTGCAGGGCAACTTCAAACCCGATTACTACCTAAAACACATTCAAAAAGATTTAAGATTAGCCATTTCAATGGGAGATTCTGTCAATCATCCCACACCTATGGCAGCTGCAGCAAACGAG GTCTACAAAAGGGCGAAGGCATTGGACCAGTCAGACAACGACATGTCGGCAGTCTACCGAGCTTACATCCACTAA
- the glyr1 gene encoding cytokine-like nuclear factor N-PAC isoform X4: MATVHLRIGDLVWGKLGRYPPWPGKIVSPPKDLKKPRGKKCFFVKFFGTEDHAWIKVEQLKPYHPHKEEMIKINKGKRFQQAVDAVEEYLKKAKGKESAHVSDDKAKTDKGRKAPAKPMKIIEEDDEDAFKGGSSDKPASSMEPISKRLKIIEEDTGSTSIQAADSTAVNGSITPTDKRIGFLGLGLMGSGIVSNLLKMGHVVTVWNRTAEKCDLFIQEGARLGRTPAEVVSLCDITFSCVSDPRAARDLVLGPSGVLQGIRPGKCYVEMSTVDPETITELSQVITSRGGRFLEAPVSGSQQLSNEGMLVIVAAGDRSVYEDCSSCFQAMGKSSFFLGEAGNAARMMLVLNMVQGSFMATIAEGLTLAQATGQSQQTFLDILCQGQMASTFVDQKCQNILQGNFKPDYYLKHIQKDLRLAISMGDSVNHPTPMAAAANEVYKRAKALDQSDNDMSAVYRAYIH; the protein is encoded by the exons ATGGCGACTGTGCATCTGAGAATCGGGGATTTGGTTTG GGGTAAACTCGGACGGTATCCACCTTGGCCAGGAAAG ATCGTCAGTCCCCCAAAGGACCTGAAAAAGCCGAGAggcaaaaaatgtttttttgtcaAATTCTTTGGGACTGAAGATCA TGCCTGGATAAAGGTGGAACAGCTGAAACCCTACCACCCCCACAAGGAAGAGATGATCAAGATAAACAAAGGCAAACGCTTCCAACAGGCAGTTGATGCTGTTGAAGAGTACCTAAAGAAAGCCAAGGGAAAAGAGTCT GCACACGTCTCGGACGATAAAGCCAAAACGGACAAGGGGCGCAAAGCTCCAGCCAAACCGATGAAGATAATCGAAGAAGACGACGAAGACGCGTTCAAGGGCGGCTCTTCTGATAAG CCAGCATCTTCGATGGAGCCCATCAGCAAACGGTTAAAGATCATTGAAGAG gacacCGGCTCCACGTCCATTCAGGCTGCAGACAGCACAGCAGTCAATGGCAGCATCACACCCACAGATAAAAG GATAGGGTTCCTTGGGCTCGGACTGATGGGTAGTGGCATAGTCTCTAATCTGCTGAAGATGGGCCATGTTGTCACTGTGTGGAATCGCACAGCAGAAAAG TGCGACTTGTTCATCCAGGAAGGAGCCAGGTTGGGGCGAACACCAGCAGAGGTCGTGTCCTTGTGTGATATCACCTTCTCCTGTGTCTCGGACCCAAGAGCTGCCAGAGAT CTAGTTCTGGGGCCCAGTGGGGTGTTGCAGGGAATCAGACCAGGAAAGTGTTATGTGGAGATGTCCACTGTTGATCCTGAAACCATTACAGAGCTCTCACAG GTGATCACGTCCAGAGGTGGTCGGTTCCTGGAGGCTCCGGTGTCGGGCAGCCAGCAGCTGTCTAACGAGGGCATGCTGGTCATCGTGGCGGCGGGGGATCGCTCTGTTTACGAGGACTGCAGCAGCTGTTTCCAGGCCATGGGCAAAAGCTCCTTCTTCTTAG GGGAAGCCGGAAACGCAGCACGGATGATGCTGGTGCTGAACATGGTGCAGGGCAGCTTCATGGCCACCATCGCTGAAGGGCTCACGCTGGCACAGGCTACGGGCCAATCACAGCAGACCTTCCTGGACATCCTTTGTCAGGGCCAGATGGCAAGCACATTTGTGGACCAGAAATGCCAAA ATATCTTGCAGGGCAACTTCAAACCCGATTACTACCTAAAACACATTCAAAAAGATTTAAGATTAGCCATTTCAATGGGAGATTCTGTCAATCATCCCACACCTATGGCAGCTGCAGCAAACGAG GTCTACAAAAGGGCGAAGGCATTGGACCAGTCAGACAACGACATGTCGGCAGTCTACCGAGCTTACATCCACTAA
- the glyr1 gene encoding cytokine-like nuclear factor N-PAC isoform X3: MATVHLRIGDLVWGKLGRYPPWPGKIVSPPKDLKKPRGKKCFFVKFFGTEDHAWIKVEQLKPYHPHKEEMIKINKGKRFQQAVDAVEEYLKKAKGKESAHVSDDKAKTDKGRKAPAKPMKIIEEDDEDAFKGGSSDKPVKDDAQFHHFLLSQSEKPASSMEPISKRLKIIEEDTGSTSIQAADSTAVNGSITPTDKRIGFLGLGLMGSGIVSNLLKMGHVVTVWNRTAEKCDLFIQEGARLGRTPAEVVSLCDITFSCVSDPRAARDLVLGPSGVLQGIRPGKCYVEMSTVDPETITELSQVITSRGGRFLEAPVSGSQQLSNEGMLVIVAAGDRSVYEDCSSCFQAMGKSSFFLGEAGNAARMMLVLNMVQGSFMATIAEGLTLAQATGQSQQTFLDILCQGQMASTFVDQKCQNILQGNFKPDYYLKHIQKDLRLAISMGDSVNHPTPMAAAANEVYKRAKALDQSDNDMSAVYRAYIH, encoded by the exons ATGGCGACTGTGCATCTGAGAATCGGGGATTTGGTTTG GGGTAAACTCGGACGGTATCCACCTTGGCCAGGAAAG ATCGTCAGTCCCCCAAAGGACCTGAAAAAGCCGAGAggcaaaaaatgtttttttgtcaAATTCTTTGGGACTGAAGATCA TGCCTGGATAAAGGTGGAACAGCTGAAACCCTACCACCCCCACAAGGAAGAGATGATCAAGATAAACAAAGGCAAACGCTTCCAACAGGCAGTTGATGCTGTTGAAGAGTACCTAAAGAAAGCCAAGGGAAAAGAGTCT GCACACGTCTCGGACGATAAAGCCAAAACGGACAAGGGGCGCAAAGCTCCAGCCAAACCGATGAAGATAATCGAAGAAGACGACGAAGACGCGTTCAAGGGCGGCTCTTCTGATAAG CCAGTAAAGGATGACGCTCAGTTCCATCACTTTCTGCTCAGCCAGTCTGAGAAG CCAGCATCTTCGATGGAGCCCATCAGCAAACGGTTAAAGATCATTGAAGAG gacacCGGCTCCACGTCCATTCAGGCTGCAGACAGCACAGCAGTCAATGGCAGCATCACACCCACAGATAAAAG GATAGGGTTCCTTGGGCTCGGACTGATGGGTAGTGGCATAGTCTCTAATCTGCTGAAGATGGGCCATGTTGTCACTGTGTGGAATCGCACAGCAGAAAAG TGCGACTTGTTCATCCAGGAAGGAGCCAGGTTGGGGCGAACACCAGCAGAGGTCGTGTCCTTGTGTGATATCACCTTCTCCTGTGTCTCGGACCCAAGAGCTGCCAGAGAT CTAGTTCTGGGGCCCAGTGGGGTGTTGCAGGGAATCAGACCAGGAAAGTGTTATGTGGAGATGTCCACTGTTGATCCTGAAACCATTACAGAGCTCTCACAG GTGATCACGTCCAGAGGTGGTCGGTTCCTGGAGGCTCCGGTGTCGGGCAGCCAGCAGCTGTCTAACGAGGGCATGCTGGTCATCGTGGCGGCGGGGGATCGCTCTGTTTACGAGGACTGCAGCAGCTGTTTCCAGGCCATGGGCAAAAGCTCCTTCTTCTTAG GGGAAGCCGGAAACGCAGCACGGATGATGCTGGTGCTGAACATGGTGCAGGGCAGCTTCATGGCCACCATCGCTGAAGGGCTCACGCTGGCACAGGCTACGGGCCAATCACAGCAGACCTTCCTGGACATCCTTTGTCAGGGCCAGATGGCAAGCACATTTGTGGACCAGAAATGCCAAA ATATCTTGCAGGGCAACTTCAAACCCGATTACTACCTAAAACACATTCAAAAAGATTTAAGATTAGCCATTTCAATGGGAGATTCTGTCAATCATCCCACACCTATGGCAGCTGCAGCAAACGAG GTCTACAAAAGGGCGAAGGCATTGGACCAGTCAGACAACGACATGTCGGCAGTCTACCGAGCTTACATCCACTAA